The sequence TAGCGCTCAAAGATCTTCTCGGTGTTCTCGATCCCGAGACCGTAATCCTTGAAGGTGAGTTCGCAGCGGTGGTCGTACTGTTTAAGCGCCACCTCGACGATGCTGTTCTCGTGGGAGTACTTGATGGCGTTGGAGATGTTGTTGTCGATGATGCGCTGCAGCTGGGTCTGGTTGAAGTGCAGGATCACCCCTTCATCGATTTCCGAGGCGATGGTGATCCCTTTCATGGCGGCGACTTCGTTGAAGTAGAGGATCCGCTCGCGCACGAAGGCACTGACATCGATGTCGTCGTACTCGAAAACGATCTGGCGGTTCTTGATGAGGTACTCCATATCGTTATAGATGTTCGAGAGGGTCTTGGAGGCCGCTTTGATGCGCTGCAGGTATTTGCTCTGCGGGTTTTTGCGGTTGTAGAGGTCGATGTTGATGTTGATGATCGAGAGCGGGGTGTTGATCTCGTGGACGGTGTCTTTGATGAAGTTGTCCAGCTTCTGATTGACGCGTTTGAACGGCAGGGCGAAACGCTGCAGGAAGAGCAGCGAAAGGAAAAAGACAAGGACGACGATGGCGATCAGGATCACGGCGACGCGCTCGTAGACGGGCGCGTAATTGAGGTGGTTGGCGACGATGAGATACTCCGCACCGAAATAGCGTTCGCGGGGGAGGGGGATGATAAGGTAGGCGCTGCGGCTTTCGTCGATGTGGTAGCCTGCGGCGAAGTGCTCCATCGGGAAATCGATCAGGGTGAAGACCGGTTTGAAGTGCAGGTCGTAAAGCCCCGAGACGATCCGTTTGAAGCGGGGGTACTCGAAGTAGTTGTCGCGGTTTTCGTCATACTCCTCCATGGCGCTGATGATGCGCGAGGCGTGCTGTTTGAGCATCAGTTCGTTCTGGATCCCGTGGATCTGCTTCATATAGACCGTGTAGACGTAGAGCGGGGCGAGCAGGATCACCGTGATCAGTCCCGTGTAGAGCGCGGCGTTTTTGAGGGCGTACTGGCTATCTTTCAATGATATATCCTACCCCGCGGCGGTTCTTGATAATGTCGGCGGGCAGTTTTTTGCGCAGGTTGTTGATCTGGACGCGGATGTTGGCCGGGTCGACGTATTCGCCCCACACCTCGTCCTGGAACATCGCCATGGAAACGGCCTGGTTCGTGTGCCGCAGCAGGACCTCCAGGATATCATTCTCCGTCTTGCTCAGCGTGATCGGCTCTTCTTTGTAGCTCAGCTGCATCCGTTTCGTATCGTAGTGCAGATCGGGGGCGAGTTCGATCGCTTCGCTGTGCTTGTAGTAGTAGCTGCGCAGCGCATGCTCGATGCGCAGCTGCAGCTCGGTGAGGTCGAAGGGTTTGCGGATGTAGTCGCAGCAGCCGCGCTTGTACCCCTCTTCGAGGTCCTTGGTCTGGGTGCGGGCGGTGATGAAGATGGCGGGGGTCTCGTTGCCCTCGGCGCGCAGGGTTTTGAGCAGTTCGAAGCCGCTGAGGCCGGGAACGTTGACGTCGAAGAGGAAGAGGTCGAAGTGGGCCGCGCAGGCGGCGTCGAAAGCGTCGTCGCCGTTGGCGTAGGTCTCGACGGTGAAGTCCAGATCTTCGAGAAACTCCTCGATGCTGACGCGCAGGGCGTATTCGTCTTCGAGCAACAGAATTTTCATCGTATCTCTCCTTCGATCTTGCGGGCGAGTTTGTAGTGGAGCATCAGCGCGATCAGCTCCTCTTTGGTGTAGGAAGAGAGCACGTCGCGCGCCTCCTCCATAAAGAGTTCCCGGTCCTCCTCGGGCACGGTGTCCTTGAGCGAGAGCAGGGCCTTGTCGTAGCCGCTGTGGTAGACCTTGTTGTCGTACTGCTCTTTCTTGACGATGTCGTAGAGGTTGTTGCGCGAAAAGGCAAGCAGGAAAGAGAGGTCCTCCCCGGTGCGGGCAAAGTGGTCGATGCTCTGCTTGGGCATGACGAAGACGAAGGCGCCGATGGTCTCGCCGTCGCCGTTGTGCATGGGCTCGAAGAAGATGTATTTGTTCTCCCGGAGCATGACGCGCTCTTTGCGCAGCTGTTTCATGTCCAGGCGCTGCAGGACCTTGAGGTTGACGTTGTTGTAGCGGCGGTTGCCGACAAGGTACCAGGCGACGGAGGGGTTGTTCTGCATCAGCACGGCGGTGTTGTAGTAACTGTCGTCGAGCAGTGCGTAGAGGTCGATGCCGAACTTGTGGAAGAAGTCGGTACTGGCGTCGAAGAATTTCAGCACCTCGACGAAACCGATGAGCTCGCCTTCTTCGTACATCGGCACCGTTGCTTTGATCCCCAGCCGCCGTCCGACTTCGATGGAGGCGCGCGGTTTTTTATGGAGGATGATCTCTTCGAGGTCACGGCGGTAGGTGTCGAGCGGCATGCCCGAAAAGAGGTTGTCCGCATCCCAGCTGCGGGCGAAGAGCCGCGAGTCCGCGGTGATGATCTGGGCCCGTACGAGCTCGGAGGTGTTCTGCTGGACGGTCTGGATCATCCGTTTGAGCAGGGCGAAACCGGTCTCGTCGTCATCCTCTTTGAGGGCGTTTCGCAGCGTGTCGTTCTCGGAGAGGATCAGCGCGAAGCGCAGGGCATCCTCCCTTTCGTTGCGCAGCTCGGTACGGAGCGAAAGGCTGAGCTGGTCGCTGACCTCGTCGACGACCTGCCAGGAGACCTCTTTGTTCAGGGAGTAGACGGTCCACGAGAGCAGGGCAAGCATGGCTGCAAAGGGGAAAATGAACCAGAACCGCTTCGGTGTGATGATCGTCAACTTCTTCTCCGTCATAAGGGAGTGATGATAGCCGGATAATATAAATTTTGTATAAAGATTTCAAATCTGTTGCGCAGTTTTTCAGGACACGGTTCGGACCTATTTCAAATTGTTGATCTGAGAACACAAAAGCTGCATGCGGAATAAAATTTAAAAAACCGTCCGTAATCGTTAAAGTTGGTTTGAGTACAATGGCCGCAACGGATTCGGGCGCCGGGCGCGTACCGAAAATGACGAGACAAAGGATGGCGGGATGTTCAGAAGTATTCTGGTGACGGTGATGTTGCTCTCGGGCCTGCAGGCGCAGGCGGCACCGAGCGTGACGCTGAAGGTGAAACAGCAGGAACAGCAGCTCTACAAAACGGTGACGAAAACGGTGACGGTCAACGTGTTCGACATCAAGGGGTCGAAGGAGACGATGGATCAGATCGCGGCGGCGGGTGTGAAGCTGCCGATGGAAGTCAACCAGACGCAGGCCATGACGAAGATCCTGAAAACGGGCCGCACGGCAAAGAGTGGAAAACTCCCCTTCTCCGGAAGCCTGGAAACGGCGGCCAAGGCCAGCAGCAGCCGCGGTGCCCAGGATTCGCACAAAAAGTTTGAAGTGACCGGCACGCTGGAAGGCGCCAAACCCGTCATCGAAACTGTCAAGGGGGAGGGGATCACCCCGGAGCTTGAGGGGCGGGTGAAACAGGCCCTTGCCAATGCCATGGCCACGCCCGTATACCCGGAAAAACCGCTCAAGGTCGGCGAACACTTTACGCAGCAGGTGCCGGTTACGCTGCCGATGCAGGGGGCGGCGCCGATCCAGATCGTGCTGACGACCGAATATACCCTGACAAAGATCAAGGGTTCCAACGCCTACTTTGATATCGTGCAGCAGTACGCCCCCGCGCCGGGTACGGACGGGGAAGCGGTCCGACTCAGCGGAGCAGGGAAAGGGAAGATGACCTATGACAGCAAACTGCTGCAGGTCCTGGCGCTGAAGACGGAATCTGTGATGGATATGAGCGTCAAAAGCGGCGACAAAGTGTCAATGATCAAGACGAAAACGTCCAGCGATATCACGACGACCGTCACGCCGGTCAAATAATTTCTCTCTTTGAGCGGCCCGAGCGGCTGCTCACATCCAGTCAATTAATTTGGTGACTTCGTCGACGGCGTAGCATTTCACGCCGTGGCTCTGCTGTGGCTTTTTGGCCACCAGTGCCTTCCCGATGCCGTGCATGGAAAGTTCGCGCAACCGGGTGTCGAGCTGGAAGACCTCACGCACGTCCCCCACCAGGGAGACCTCGCCGATGAAGACGGTCTCCTTGGAAACGGTACGGTCGCGGAAGCTGCTGATGATCGCGGCGAGTACGGCGAGATCGGCGGCGGTTTCATTGATCTTGATCCCGCCGGTGATGTTGATGAAGACGTCGTAGGAGTTCAGCGGGAGCTCCAGTTTGCGCTCGAGCAGCGCCAGGAGCATGTTGAGGCGGTTGGTGTCGAAGCCCGTCGCCTGGCGCTTGGGGTTGGAGGCGTGCGACTCGCTGACCAGGGCCTGGACTTCGAGAATGATCGGACGCGACCCCTCCATGATGACGGTGAGCGCCGAACCGCTCTGCGCACGGTTTTTGTCGAAGAAGCGCGACCCGATGTCCTTGGCGCTCACCAGCCCCTCGTTGCGCATCTCGAAGACGCCGATCTCGCTGGTGGGGCCGAAGCGGTTTTTGAAACCGCGCAGGATCCGCAGTTCCTGGGCGCTGTCCCCTTCGAAGTAGAGCACGGTGTCGACCATATGTTCCAGCACCCGCGGCCCGGCGATGGAGCCCTCTTTGGTGATGTGGCCGATGATGAAGATGGCGATGCGCCGCTCCTTGGCGATACGCATCAGCTCGAAGGTGATCTGGCGCACCTGGGTGACGGAGCCGGGGGCGGAGGTGACGGCTTCGCTGTAGAGGGTCTGGATGGAGTCGATGATGAGGCACTCGTAGCTGCGGTGGGCCAGTTCGGAGAGCACCTGCTCCAGACGGATCTCGCTGAGGAGGTAGAGGTTGTCGGCATTGGCGTCGAGGCGGTTGGCGCGCAGTTTGACCTGTCCTTCGCTCTCTTCGCCGGTGACGTAGAGGGTGTTGCGGCCCCCCTTGGCGATGTTGGCGCCGATTTTGAGCAGCAGGGTCGACTTGCCCACACCGGGGCTGCCGCCGATGAGCGTCAGCGATCCGGGGACGACCCCGCCGCCGAGGACCATGTCGAGTTCGACGTCGTCGGAGCTGAAACGCTCCACCTCGGTATGGGCGATCTCGTTGATGGGCTGTGCCTTGGACTTGCCGATGACGGAGGACGCGGTCTGTTTCAATACCTCCTGCTGCTGGTCACTGAGCTCTACGAGAGAGTCCCACGCCCCGCAGTTTGGGCATTTGCCCATCCATTTGGCCGAGGTGAAACCGCAGTGCTGGCATTCGAAGAGGGATTTTTTCTTGGCCACGATGCCTCCGTATATCCGTATTGTGTGGGAAAGCATAGCATACCGCCGGCGCGGGCGGCCATACTATGACGCAGTGTCAGAAGGGTGTTTAGGCCTCCGCCTCAAAAATCGGGTCGAGGAAGCCGTCGATAAACTCGAACTTGTTGAAAGGCACGAGGTCATCGGGCTGTTCGCCGACGCCGACGAAGAAGATCGGCAGGCGCAGCGCGTAGGCAATGGAGAAGATCGATCCCCCCTTGGCCGTGCCGTCGAGCTTGGTGATGATGATGCCGTCGACGTCGACCATGTCGTTGAAGGCCTTGGCCTGCGCGATGGCGGAGTTGCCCTGGGTGCCGTCGATGATGAGAATCTTGCGGTGCGGGGCACCGGCATGCGCCTTGTCGCAGATGCGGACGATCTTTTTGAGCTCCTCGGAGAGGTTCGTCTGGGTGTGGAGCCGCCCGGCGGTATCGATAATGACATGCTCGAAACCGCGCGCCTTGGCCGATTCGATGGCGTCGTAGGCGACGGCGGAGGGGTCGTGCCCCTGGCGCGAAGAGACGATGGGGACGCCCAGGCGGTCGGCCCAGCGGGTCAGCTGTTCGATGGCCGCGGCGCGGAAGGTGTCGGAGGCCCCCAGCAGGACCCGTTCCCCCGCGTTCATGTAGTGCTGGGTGAGTTTGGCGATCGTCGTCGTCTTCCCGGCGCCGTTGACCCCGATGATGAGGTCGACGAAGGGCTTTTCATGGTCGGGCTTTTCATAGTTCGCCCAGGCGAGGGTCGCCATCAGCTTCGATTCGAGCTGTTCGCGGGTCACGTCGTCGGTGTAGAGCTCGCGCATGATGATCTCGATGAGATCATATTCGACGTCCGCTTCAAGCAGAATGTCCTCGAGTTCATCCTTTGGGATGCGTTTGCGTTTTTTCGGGGCGACGCTTTTCATCGCCTCCGCGGTCTTCTGGAGCCCTTTTTTGAAGAAACCGAGCATGGTCTATTGTGCCTCCGCCAGCGCTTTCAGGTCGGATTCGAGCATCTCCTCGGGGACGAGACCCGAGTAGTATTTGACGAACCGGCCGTTTTTGTAGACGACCATCAGCGGAATGGGGAAGTCCTGCCCGACCCCGATGGCGCCGGCGACGGCACGGGAGAACTTCTGGTTGTCAGGCGAGTTTACGAGGCTGTATTCCACACCGATGTCTTCTGCAAAACGCGCGTAATAGGCGTTGTCGTTCCCCTCTTCGATGGTCACACCGATGATCTTGACCTTGCCCTCGAATTTTTTCTGCAGGCTGCTCAGGTGCGGCGCCTCGGCGCGGCAGGGCGGACACCAGGTGGCGAAGATGTCGTAGACGACGACCGGTTCGGGGATGCCGCTGATACGGAAGTCCGTCCCGGATTTGGTCACTTCGTAGCTCGAGCCATTAATGTCGTTGAGGGTGTAGACGGTCTTGGCGATCAGCGTTTCCGCGTCGCTTTCCTGTCCGCCTTTTTTGCTGTCGCTGCAGCCGCCGAGCATCATCAGGGCGACAAGTGCGGTTATCGTAAACTGTTTTACCATCATTTTCATACCTGTTTGTTAAAATGGCCGATATTATAACCCATCTCCGGTAAAGCCCCATTGTCCGGGCCGCGGAGGTGGTTTCGAACGAGGTGCATCATGACGAAAGCCGCATTCCGCGACATCTGCCTGGAGAAGCAGCGGTCGGTCTGGGAACACAACCGGCTCGAGCGGGATAAACGGCTCTGCGATGCCCTCTATGCGGAGGTGCGTACAACGGGCGGGAGAGACATCCTGCTCTTCTGGCCGCTTGGCAGCGAACCGGACCTGCGGCCGCTGCTGCATCGCTTGCGCCGGGAGGGGTGGAACGTCTATCTGCCTTTTATGGTCGGTGCAAGCTTCCGGATGGTACCATTTAGATACCCGATGTACCGTAAAAAATTTGGGATTTACGAGCCGGGATACAGTAACAGAAACATTAATAAGATTGATATAGCTGTGGTGCCAGCCGTCGGGGTTGACGCACAGGCACGCCGCATCGGATTCGGCAAGGGGATGTACGACCGTTTCTTTGCCCGATTGAACAGAAAACCAAAAACGATCTTTGTTCAACTCGAAGAGTGTATGACAAACGAGAAAATTTGCGATGATTACGATGTTTCGGCTGATGTGCTGTTGACACCGTCGGCCCGCTACGAAGCAGCGGGGACGATACATGATAAACGAAATACTCTCCGGAGGCGCGATCGCCACGATTAGCGGTGTGGTGGGCTTTTTCATTTCGAAAAAGATCACGAGCGCCCACCTGGATTTTTATACGGAACAGGCGAAAGCCAAAGCAAGAACGATTGAAAAAGAGGCGGAGGCCCTGCTGATCAGCGCGTCGGAACGGGCGCGCAAGACCGAAGAGCGTGCCGAACACCGCTACGAGGACGCCGTAAGGCGTGCCGAACACGACATGGCCGAACGCGAATCGAGCATGTCCCGCCGCGAAAAGGACCTGGAGCGTTTTGTCCGCCAGGAGCGAGAAGCGGTCGAACATGAACTGAAAGTGGCCGGCAGCAAACGGCTGGCCGTCGAGCGCCGCGAGAAAGCGCTGATCCAGCTTCAGAACGATTTCGAACGCCGGACGGACGAGGCGATCCGTGCCGTCGAGCGCAGCGCCGGTATGACGAAGGAGGAGGCGCGCCAGCTGCTGCTCTCCCAGGTGGAGGCGCGTTCGCGCGACGAGATTGCCCACATCGTGCGCCGCTACGAGACCGAGGCGCGGGAGCAGGCCGAGCGTCATGCCAACTTCCTGCTGGCCCAGGCGACGAGCCGTTTCGCGGGGACGTTTGCTTCGGAGCGCCTGATCAGTGTCGTGCACCTGGACGATGACGAGCTCAAGGGGCGCATTATCGGGAAGGAGGGGCGCAACATCAAGGCCCTGGAGATGGTGCTGGGCGTCGATATCATCATCGACGAGACGCCCAAGGAGATCGTGGTGAGCAGCTTCAACCTCTACCGCCGCGCCATCGCGACGCGCACGCTGGAGCTCCTCATCGAGGACGGGCGCATCCAGCCCGCAAGGATCGAGGAGATCCACGCCAAGGTGACGGCCGAGTACGAGGAGAAGATCCTCCGCGAGGGCGAAGAGGTCGTCTTCGAAACCGGCGTCGGCCCGATGCACCCGGAGCTGATGAAGCTGATCGGGCGGCTGCGCTACCGGGCGAGCTACGGGCAGAACGCCCTGGCGCACACCCTCGAAGTCGCCAATATGGCGGGGATCATCGCCGCGGAACTCGGCGGGGACCCGAAGATGGCGAAGCGGGCCGGACTGCTGCATGATATCGGCAAGGCGCTGACGCATGAGCATGAAGGGAGCCACGTGGACCTCGGCGCCGAAGTGTGCCGCCGGTATGACGAGGATACCATCGTTATCAATGCGATCTTCGCCCACCACGGCCAGCAGGAGATGGACTCCATCGAGTGTGCCGCCGTCTGTGCGGCCGACGCCCTCTCCGCCGCCCGTCCGGGCGCGCGCCGCGAGGTGCTCGAGAGCTTCCTCAAACGGGTGACGGAGATCGAGGAGATCGCGTCGCGCCACCCGGGCGTACGCCAGGCATACGCCATCAATGCCGGCCGCGAAGTGCGCGTCATTGTCAATGCCGAAGTCGTCAGCGACGACGAAACGGCGCTGCTGGCCAAGGAGATCGCCGACGAGATCGCCCAGAGCGTGAGCTACCCGGGCGAGATCAAGGTCAACGTCATCCGCGAACTGCGCAGCGTGGAGTACGCACGCTGAAACACGGTAACTGTGTCCGTTTCTTAAACGGAAAATGTTATTAAACAGTGCTAGAATGCCCGCTGCATTTTAAGATCGGTTTTTAGTGAACCGAATGACGCCAAGGAACGTATCGATGGATAAAGCACAGACGCTTGAACAGCTCAGCGCGGCTAAAACAGCGCACATCAAATGGGTCAACCGTGCGAAGGCTCTTGTCGGGGGGCTTCCGGTGGAAAAGGACGCCATCCCCGTCGACAGTACCGACTGCCAGTTCGGCCAGTGGTTTTACGGCGAGGGACAGAAGCTGCATGCGATTCCCGGCATGGACCGCCTCAGTACGATCGAAACCCTGCATTTTACGCTGCACGACACCTATCTGAAGATTTTCGGACTCTATTTCGGGGAGATGAACCGCTCGTTTTTCAGCAAACTCTTCAATATGAAACCCAAGATCTCCGACAGTGACAAAGCGTTGGCAAAGGAGTATTTCCAGCAGCTCGAAGGGGTCTCGAAGCAACTGCTCGACGAGATCGGTCGGCTGGAGCGGCGGCTCAACGCGATGAGCGCGGAGAGCTTCGAGGAGAAGTAGGCGGAGCCTAGTGCTTGACGGTGACGACGACCGCGCCGCGCAGGTCGTTCATGCGGTAGCCCGTCGCTTTGTCTTCGGGGTAACGTTCACGGATCGCTTTGGCGAGCTCCGGCAGCTTGTCGATGTCGCCGTGGCATTTGAGGCAGGCCTCTTTGTTGATCAGCAGCGGCTTGTAGTATTTGTAGACGCCGTCCCCGATGACTTCGACGACCTCGTCGGGCAGAACGACCCCGTTGGCCTGAAGGGTTTCGAGGGACTCGAGGATCGCTTTTTCACTCCCCTGGGGTGCATTGACCGGGTTGCGGTACTTGAGACTGATGCGCTTGACGCTGACATCGGAGCCCATGGACTGGTCGACGACCTCCGTCATCGTATAGGCGTGGTCGCTGCAGAACCCGAAGGCCTCCATCGGGCCGCCGGATTGAAGGTGCTTCTGAAGGTTGCCGCCGAGGCTTTTGAGCAGGGCGGCCGAAGCCTTCTGGCCGGTGGCTTTGACGGCGGCGATCTCCTCGGGTTTGCTCTCATAGGGGTTGGCCAGCAGGGCCGCCGCAACAAAAGTGGTCGTCAAAAACAATTTTTTCATTTTTATCCTCCAAAAGTAATGTAGTGTAATTCTAACGCTTTTTTCAGCAACACCGAACGGCAGGGGCTGTCCGGCTGTTTAGGTGGCGTAGAGCTGTTCGACTTCCATCTCGTTGATGTCCGAATCGTCATAGGGATCGGTGTGGATGAAGGGGTGGACCCTGTCGTTGGGAAAGAGCATCCGCATCATGCTCTCGACCTGGTCGCTGACCTTGTGGGCGTCGAGCAGGGAGGTCGCGT is a genomic window of Sulfurimonas sp. HSL1-2 containing:
- a CDS encoding cache domain-containing protein; translation: MTIITPKRFWFIFPFAAMLALLSWTVYSLNKEVSWQVVDEVSDQLSLSLRTELRNEREDALRFALILSENDTLRNALKEDDDETGFALLKRMIQTVQQNTSELVRAQIITADSRLFARSWDADNLFSGMPLDTYRRDLEEIILHKKPRASIEVGRRLGIKATVPMYEEGELIGFVEVLKFFDASTDFFHKFGIDLYALLDDSYYNTAVLMQNNPSVAWYLVGNRRYNNVNLKVLQRLDMKQLRKERVMLRENKYIFFEPMHNGDGETIGAFVFVMPKQSIDHFARTGEDLSFLLAFSRNNLYDIVKKEQYDNKVYHSGYDKALLSLKDTVPEEDRELFMEEARDVLSSYTKEELIALMLHYKLARKIEGEIR
- the rny gene encoding ribonuclease Y, with product MINEILSGGAIATISGVVGFFISKKITSAHLDFYTEQAKAKARTIEKEAEALLISASERARKTEERAEHRYEDAVRRAEHDMAERESSMSRREKDLERFVRQEREAVEHELKVAGSKRLAVERREKALIQLQNDFERRTDEAIRAVERSAGMTKEEARQLLLSQVEARSRDEIAHIVRRYETEAREQAERHANFLLAQATSRFAGTFASERLISVVHLDDDELKGRIIGKEGRNIKALEMVLGVDIIIDETPKEIVVSSFNLYRRAIATRTLELLIEDGRIQPARIEEIHAKVTAEYEEKILREGEEVVFETGVGPMHPELMKLIGRLRYRASYGQNALAHTLEVANMAGIIAAELGGDPKMAKRAGLLHDIGKALTHEHEGSHVDLGAEVCRRYDEDTIVINAIFAHHGQQEMDSIECAAVCAADALSAARPGARREVLESFLKRVTEIEEIASRHPGVRQAYAINAGREVRVIVNAEVVSDDETALLAKEIADEIAQSVSYPGEIKVNVIRELRSVEYAR
- the ftsY gene encoding signal recognition particle-docking protein FtsY translates to MLGFFKKGLQKTAEAMKSVAPKKRKRIPKDELEDILLEADVEYDLIEIIMRELYTDDVTREQLESKLMATLAWANYEKPDHEKPFVDLIIGVNGAGKTTTIAKLTQHYMNAGERVLLGASDTFRAAAIEQLTRWADRLGVPIVSSRQGHDPSAVAYDAIESAKARGFEHVIIDTAGRLHTQTNLSEELKKIVRICDKAHAGAPHRKILIIDGTQGNSAIAQAKAFNDMVDVDGIIITKLDGTAKGGSIFSIAYALRLPIFFVGVGEQPDDLVPFNKFEFIDGFLDPIFEAEA
- a CDS encoding TlpA disulfide reductase family protein translates to MKMMVKQFTITALVALMMLGGCSDSKKGGQESDAETLIAKTVYTLNDINGSSYEVTKSGTDFRISGIPEPVVVYDIFATWCPPCRAEAPHLSSLQKKFEGKVKIIGVTIEEGNDNAYYARFAEDIGVEYSLVNSPDNQKFSRAVAGAIGVGQDFPIPLMVVYKNGRFVKYYSGLVPEEMLESDLKALAEAQ
- a CDS encoding response regulator transcription factor, whose protein sequence is MKILLLEDEYALRVSIEEFLEDLDFTVETYANGDDAFDAACAAHFDLFLFDVNVPGLSGFELLKTLRAEGNETPAIFITARTQTKDLEEGYKRGCCDYIRKPFDLTELQLRIEHALRSYYYKHSEAIELAPDLHYDTKRMQLSYKEEPITLSKTENDILEVLLRHTNQAVSMAMFQDEVWGEYVDPANIRVQINNLRKKLPADIIKNRRGVGYIIER
- the radA gene encoding DNA repair protein RadA translates to MAKKKSLFECQHCGFTSAKWMGKCPNCGAWDSLVELSDQQQEVLKQTASSVIGKSKAQPINEIAHTEVERFSSDDVELDMVLGGGVVPGSLTLIGGSPGVGKSTLLLKIGANIAKGGRNTLYVTGEESEGQVKLRANRLDANADNLYLLSEIRLEQVLSELAHRSYECLIIDSIQTLYSEAVTSAPGSVTQVRQITFELMRIAKERRIAIFIIGHITKEGSIAGPRVLEHMVDTVLYFEGDSAQELRILRGFKNRFGPTSEIGVFEMRNEGLVSAKDIGSRFFDKNRAQSGSALTVIMEGSRPIILEVQALVSESHASNPKRQATGFDTNRLNMLLALLERKLELPLNSYDVFINITGGIKINETAADLAVLAAIISSFRDRTVSKETVFIGEVSLVGDVREVFQLDTRLRELSMHGIGKALVAKKPQQSHGVKCYAVDEVTKLIDWM
- a CDS encoding HAMP domain-containing sensor histidine kinase — its product is MKDSQYALKNAALYTGLITVILLAPLYVYTVYMKQIHGIQNELMLKQHASRIISAMEEYDENRDNYFEYPRFKRIVSGLYDLHFKPVFTLIDFPMEHFAAGYHIDESRSAYLIIPLPRERYFGAEYLIVANHLNYAPVYERVAVILIAIVVLVFFLSLLFLQRFALPFKRVNQKLDNFIKDTVHEINTPLSIININIDLYNRKNPQSKYLQRIKAASKTLSNIYNDMEYLIKNRQIVFEYDDIDVSAFVRERILYFNEVAAMKGITIASEIDEGVILHFNQTQLQRIIDNNISNAIKYSHENSIVEVALKQYDHRCELTFKDYGLGIENTEKIFERYYREETGKGGFGIGLNIVKAIMEEAGIALEVTSAPQQGSTFTYVFPPELCQKPAI
- a CDS encoding DUF3365 domain-containing protein, producing the protein MKKLFLTTTFVAAALLANPYESKPEEIAAVKATGQKASAALLKSLGGNLQKHLQSGGPMEAFGFCSDHAYTMTEVVDQSMGSDVSVKRISLKYRNPVNAPQGSEKAILESLETLQANGVVLPDEVVEVIGDGVYKYYKPLLINKEACLKCHGDIDKLPELAKAIRERYPEDKATGYRMNDLRGAVVVTVKH
- a CDS encoding 5-formyltetrahydrofolate cyclo-ligase; translated protein: MTKAAFRDICLEKQRSVWEHNRLERDKRLCDALYAEVRTTGGRDILLFWPLGSEPDLRPLLHRLRREGWNVYLPFMVGASFRMVPFRYPMYRKKFGIYEPGYSNRNINKIDIAVVPAVGVDAQARRIGFGKGMYDRFFARLNRKPKTIFVQLEECMTNEKICDDYDVSADVLLTPSARYEAAGTIHDKRNTLRRRDRHD
- a CDS encoding CZB domain-containing protein; this encodes MDKAQTLEQLSAAKTAHIKWVNRAKALVGGLPVEKDAIPVDSTDCQFGQWFYGEGQKLHAIPGMDRLSTIETLHFTLHDTYLKIFGLYFGEMNRSFFSKLFNMKPKISDSDKALAKEYFQQLEGVSKQLLDEIGRLERRLNAMSAESFEEK